The DNA segment CGACGTCGTCAACAATCTGAATGACACCATCAACCAGTTGGAAACCGTCCAACAACAACTAGGCGGCACACGATCCACGCTCGACAAAGCCACCACGACCATCGACTCGGCCAAACAGACCAATACCGCGCTCGCCTCGGAAATCGACGATGCGCTCGATACCATCACGAACACATCCGATCTGCTTGCCCAAACACGAGCACAGACCCAACGTTTTTCAACCACGCTGACCGGCGCGCTCGACAACGGCAGCACACAGCTTTCCGGTCTGCAAGTCACCGTCGGCAACGTCACCGGCACCATGCTCAACGGTCTGAACACCACGCAGGACGCGCTCAGCCAAGTGTCCAGCAGCATGCGCGGCGTCAACTCCACCGCCGGCGAAGCACTCGACGGCATGGACAACGCGCTGAAGGCCAGCGGCCTGGACCCGGACAGCCAAACATATAAGGATCTTTCGACTCAGATCAGTGAAGCACGCAAACAGCTGACATTCCAACAGCAACGCATCAACGCCTTCGACCATGACACCACGTCGATCATCACTTCAGGCAAAAACACGGCAACCGCGCTCAACAGCGACATCACCAGCCTGTCGAACAACGGCACCGCGGCAATGGCAAAGGCACGCGCAAACCTCACCGACGCCGTCATGCCGAATCTCAGCACCGGTCTCGATACGCTGAGCCTAGCCAATGGTTCGTTGGCCGGAACACTCACCACGCTGCAGGGCACACTGAAACAGGGCAACGGATTGCTCGATCAGCTTTCACGCACCGTCAGCCAGACGAACGCCACCCTCGCCGGCACGCAAACCCAGCTTGCCAATCTCAGCAAGCAGCTCAGCACCACGCGCACCGACGTGGCTTCGCTCAGCAGTTCGCGCATGTTCCAGCAGCTTTCCGAAATGCTCGGCCTGAACGCCAATGAGATCGGCTCGTTCGTAGGCGAGCCGGTGCACTTGGATGAAAAAGTGCTGTACCCCGTGGAAAACTACGGTTCCGCAGTCACCCCGTTCTACACGAACCTGGCGTTATGGGTCGGCGGGTTCGTGCTCGTCGCGATATACAAGCTTGAAGTCGACCGCGATGAGAAAATCCGCAAATACACGCCTCGCCAAGGCTACATGGGACGCTGGCTGCTATTCGTCACCGTTGGGTTCCTGCAGGCGATCATCGCCACAATCGGCGATCTCGCGCTGGGTATCCAATGCGAACACCCGTTCCTATTCGTTCTCGCCGGCGTATTCGCCTCATTCGTATACGTGAACATCATCTACGCGCTTGCCGTGGCGTTCCGGCATATCGGCAAAGCCATCGCCGTGATTCTGGTGATTATCCAGATACCGGGCGCCGCAGGCCTCTACCCCATCGAAATGATGCCCGAGTTCTTCCGCCGTTTGAAACCGTTCCTGCCCTTCACCTACGGCATCAACGCCATGCGCGGGCCTATCGGCGGCATGTACGCCAACCACTACTGGCTCGACATGCTCTCGCTGTTCTGGTACCTGCCTGCGGCATTGTTCATCGGTCTGGTGGTGCGCAAGCTGGCGTTGAACCTCAACCGCCTGTTCGACAACCGCCTGGCGGATACCGATCTGATGATCACCGAGCACAACGAAGGCACTGTGGAGCCGCTGAAGTTCACCGCCGCCGCGCAACAGTTCGCCGAAGACTACCCTGAAGTCATTTCCCAGCGGGCGCTTCACTTCTTCCGCCTATACCCGCGGTTGGTGCGCGGAGGATTCCTGCTGCTCACCGTGCTGCCGTTCGCATTCCTGCTACTGCTGTTCATCACGCGGATGAAACTCGCCATGCTGCTCGGCTGGATCATTTCGATCATCGTGATCGACGTATACCTCATTGTGGTGGAATATCTGCGTGAACGGTATGCCAACTTCCTTGGCGAAGAAGCGATGAGCGCAGACGAATTCCGCAGCGCGATCCTGCACGAGAACCTGCTGTTCCGGCCGGACATGCATTACAAGCCGATGCATCATGCCGTGCATGCGCTGGCACACGAGAAAGGAGACGAGCAGTGAAACTGATCTGGGGCATTTTCAAACGGGACATATGCCATGCCACCCGCAACGTGATCGCCGTCATCGTCTCCATGGGACTAGTGGTGGTGCCGGCACTATACGCCTGGTTCAACATCGCGGCCAGTTGGGATCCCTACGGCAACACCAAAGCGTTGAAAGTCGCCGTGGCGAACACCGACAAAGGCTACAAGTCGGAACTCGTACCGGTACGCATCAACGTGGGCGAGACCATCATCAGCACGCTACGCGCCAACGACCAGCTCGACTGGCAGTTCGTAGGCCGTGACAAGGCCATCGACGGCGTGAAATCAGGCGACTATTATGCGGCGATCGTCATCCCCAAACAGTTCAGCGCCGACATGATGACGTTGTTCTCCACCAACATCAAGCACGCGCAGCTCAAATACTATCTGAACGAGAAAATCAACCCCATCGCCCCGCATATCACCGATCAGGGCGCCACAACCGTGGTCAACACCATCGACAAGACCTTCGCCAAAACCATCGCCCAGGTCGGTCTCGACCTAGCGTCGAACGTACTGCGCTACTCCAAAAGCCCCCAAATGGCGCAGTACATGGAAAATCTCAACAGCAACCTTAACACCATGGTGAGTACGCTGACCGGCGCCTCGCAGCAAGTAGCCTCATACTCGCAGCTGCTCGGCTCGGCCAACGACATCGTAGACTCCACAAACCAGCTGCTCCAATCCACAACCGTTGCGGGCAAACAAGCCAAAAACACGCTGAAGCAAGGCAAATCAGGCGCCACCTCGCTAACCGCGGCCGGCAAGAGCATCACCAGCTCCGTAAACACCGCGCTCAACCAGGCCTCGTCCGCACTCGACGCGGTGGCGAACAAGGCGGATAAAGCCTTCGACGCATTGGGCAAGGACTCCGCCGAAGCCGCACAACAGTTGAAAACACTGAGCGATCAGGTCGCCGAAAGCCAATCCGTATACGATACGTACCTCGCCAGCCTGCAGCATATGCGCACGTCGGTGGAGCAACTACCCGACAGTGACAAAGCCAAACAGCCGCTGCTGGACGCCATCGACCGTGAAATCACCTTGCTGACCGCGGCCCAAGGCGATACGCAGAAACTCGCGCAGCGCCTCGACAACGCCTCCAAGCAAATCACGCAGAGCACAGCCTCGGCAGCACAATCGCACGCGGAAATCCGCAGCCAGATCACCAGCGCCAAACAGTCGATCAGCACCGTGCGCGACGACTACTCCGTAAACGTCAAACCGAAAATCGACGCATTGGCATCATCGGTCAGCACCCTGATCTCACAGACCGGCAACGTGATCAGTCAGCTCAGCGGCACAACGGACAGTCTGAATGATGTAACAAGCAACGTGGGAACGAACATCGCATCCATCCGCTCCACGCTTGACGGCATAGCGACCAAACTCAACTCCTCGGCCACAACGCTGAATACGCTAATCACCGCGATGAATTCAAGCGACAATGGCGCGGAAAACTCGAATGAGCTCAAATCGTTGACCACATCCAACGCATCCACACTATCCACGTTGATTTCCGCACCCGTCGCATTGCATCGCGTAGCCGTATACCCGATTGCAAACTACGGTTCGGCCATGGCACCGTTCTACACGATCCTGTCCATCTGGGTGGGCGCGATCATCCTCTGCGCCATGCTGAAAGTAACGATCTCGGACCGTGAAAAAGCGCATGTGCTGGGATTGGGTGATACCCTGCCGCGCATTGCCGGACCATCCGGCCCGGGAAACGCCTCACGCTGGGGATTGCAACTGCGCCACGAGTATTTTGGACGCTACACGATCTTCCTGCTGCTGGCACTATTGCAAGGCACGCTGGTATGCCTAGGCGACATGTACTTCCTAGGCGTGCAGGCGAATCACGCGCTGCAATTCCTCGCCGTAGGATGGCTTGCCGCGCTCGTGTTCTCGAACATCGTATACACGCTGACCGTATCGTTCGGAGACATCGGCAAAGCCATAGCCGTAGTGCTGCTGGTGATGCAGGTAGCCGGATCGGGCGGCACATTCCCCATCGAAACACTGCCGAAATTCTTCCAAATACTGTACCCGTTCCTACCGTTCCCGCACGCCATCGACGCCATGCACGCCGCCATGGCCGGATCATACGGCAACGAATACCTGCTCGACATGGTGTACCTCGCCTTGTTCCTGATTCCTTCGCTGCTGCTGGGATTGGTGTTGCGCAAGCCGGTGATCCGATTGAACAATTGGGTGAGCCGCAACCTGGAATCCACCAAGGTGATGTGAGCCGAGAGGAAACTCGCCTCCGACAGAGCACCCGGCAAAGGGCCAGGCTGCCTCTTTCCTCGCCAGATCACTACCCTGGTTGTCCGATTCCCCAGAATCAGACAAGCGCAAGATGCTACGGCTCTCTTAGATGCCCGATTCGGGAGAAACAGACAAACGGCGAACATCCTGCCTCTCTTAGCTGTCCGATTCGGCAGAAACGGACAATCTAACGGGTTATTGCACCGTATGCTTGGCCGATTCGGGAGAAACAGTCAGCCAGGTCAATGCTGCTACAGGCGCTATGGCAGATTCTCCAGAATCGGACAAGTACGCAGAACGGAGAACACTTTGAGTGCCCGATTCGGGGGAATCGGACACTCAAGCGGTGTGTTTGGTGGCACGTTTGTCGATCCACACATTGATCAACGAGCCGGCCACCACGAGTATCACACCAACCCAGAATGGCGCACCTAGTGCAACGCCAAGCAGCACCGTTCCTGATGCGGTGGATAGTATCGGCGTCGCATACGAGCCCAATGCAAGCGTCTCCATATTGCCGTGCAGCATGCCATACCCCCAGCATGCATAGCCGCCTGCAATCGACAGTGCGCAGGTAAATACTGCCACGAATCCCCATACCGATGGGGCTTGCACCGGCAGCCCTTGCCCAGAAACGAAATGGATGATCCATAGCGTTACGGCAACACAGCAGAAGAAAACTGTTGTGCCATCATATCCGTTAGACATTGACGGCGTCACCGTCGCATAAATCGCCCAGATGAATGCACCAGCGAACGCCATAAGATACGGCAAAGGATTCGAGACAATGTTTTGCAAAGCAACATTGACGTCAAAGTCTTCGCCGCCAACCGCCAAGCTGACACCAATCGTCGCAATAACGGCGCCAGGCAATGCACGCCATACCGCACCCTTTTTATGCGAGAACGCCGCAGTCATCAACACCAGTAAGGTGGGCCACAGATAGTTGACCAAACTGACTTCCAAGGATTGCACCGACGTCGAGGCCAAACCGATCGCCAGAGAAATAAAGGCTTCATAAAGCACGAACATCACGCCGCCCACAAGCAGATATTTACGCGGATACTCGCTAATCGGAGCCGGCTTGCGCACGACAAGCAACAGCATGCCGCCAACAGTGTAGACCAACGCGGAATCGAGCGTGGCCCCGAAATTATCGGCGACAATACGTACCAGCCCCGCCATGAAGCCCCACAACAGAATCGCAGACAAACCTATAACCGTGCCTTTATATGAAACCGCATGCCCGTTTAATGGATTAGGCCGATCCGGATCCTTATTCACCTCATGTTTCATAGGGCTAACTATCCCAAGTCATGTCTCGCACACGAATATCGTTCAATCCCCCGCTCTGAAAATAACTAGTAGGCAACGCACCGAAAACCGGCAAACGGCGAGCGCCAAACATTTGAATCGTGGGGTATACGCGAGGCTTCCAACCGTTGCCGTAGCGGCTCCCGTTTCCGCACATGTTCCATTTGGAACCGGACAACCGGTATCTGAAGCATATTCAGTTCACTTTCACGATCCTTCTCCCGCATGATCACCTCGCTTATTTCAGCACCATCGGTCATAGCCGGATCAGTGTATTTCCGCCGCCCATCCAACTCGCCTACGACAAGCGAACCGTCGTCACGTTCCCAGCAGAAGTCACCGCGAATTTCACGGCCATCCAACGGGCTTGTAAACGTCACTTGCGTTTGGGGCTGCTTATAACCAAGTTCGATGATTGCTGCCACGGCCACCGCTTCACCACCGTTTTCGCATAGCGGGTCCGCGCATTCCGCAACAAATCGTGCACGTATGATGCCCCAGAGTCTTCTTTTCCTCCCCACGAATCCCTGCAACGCCTTGTTGGCGAACCCGCACTTGCGTAACCCCATTGAACATATTTCGAACGCATTGACGAAATCCAAAGTTCGCCCACAATCCATCATGGTCTGCATCGCATCGGTAACGAGCATGCCGTCTATTTCGCATGTTGGAGGCGGATCCTTGTAATAATGCGCGAAAATAAAGCCATGACGCCCCGCCTGAGATCGTTTGCTCACCGCAATATGCACATATCGTTGAGTCTTCAGACTTGTAGTGAAACCGTGCACTGCCGCCGCCGAAGGACCACACAACACTATGCCCTGATATCTCCTGCACACGGAGCGCAACGACCATATGATGCGTTCGGCATACGACAGCTTGTTCCATTCTTCTGCACCGATGTAATGCCCTTTGTAAGGCATGACGACGCTGCCGCTGCGTACGCGACGTTGGAGAGCGCGCCGATCCTTCGGAGCGGTAGGCGACGCAAGACAGCGACGCGCATAAAACCACTGAAGAAGGGCATTCAGTCTTTGCTGAGTTTTCGTTTGCATATCCATGCACACAAGATATGAAATGATCCGACTATGATGCCAACTCGATCGGAGCCTGTGGACGACACTCCGGGCAGTTATCCACAGGTCGGCGTGTCATCCACAAAGCTTTCCACATAACGGCCTAGGCAGTCCGAACAGTTCAGATAGACTGGGGCAACGCGAACCAGCAATGTAATATCTGCCATTTCAACAGCATATTTGTCCGATTCAGGGGAAACGGACATCCCAAACCATATTCCGTAGTACCGCATGTCCTTTTCTGGAGAATCAGACACGTTGACGTAAATCTGAATCCCGCGAAAGACCG comes from the Bifidobacterium angulatum DSM 20098 = JCM 7096 genome and includes:
- a CDS encoding YhgE/Pip domain-containing protein, coding for MHTVFAIFLRDVKRILRNPVALVVTMGVAIIPSLYAWCNILANWDPYANTGNIQVAVANEDEGTTSTLVGHLNAGQQTVTQLKSNRQLGWRFVSKQHAVDGVKAGKYYAAIVLPKDFSSSLIGTVTGEKNQPSITYYINEKMNAIAPKITDTGATTIDEQINATFVSSVADAVAKQVKAAAGNTTDSLHTAQSDVVNNLNDTINQLETVQQQLGGTRSTLDKATTTIDSAKQTNTALASEIDDALDTITNTSDLLAQTRAQTQRFSTTLTGALDNGSTQLSGLQVTVGNVTGTMLNGLNTTQDALSQVSSSMRGVNSTAGEALDGMDNALKASGLDPDSQTYKDLSTQISEARKQLTFQQQRINAFDHDTTSIITSGKNTATALNSDITSLSNNGTAAMAKARANLTDAVMPNLSTGLDTLSLANGSLAGTLTTLQGTLKQGNGLLDQLSRTVSQTNATLAGTQTQLANLSKQLSTTRTDVASLSSSRMFQQLSEMLGLNANEIGSFVGEPVHLDEKVLYPVENYGSAVTPFYTNLALWVGGFVLVAIYKLEVDRDEKIRKYTPRQGYMGRWLLFVTVGFLQAIIATIGDLALGIQCEHPFLFVLAGVFASFVYVNIIYALAVAFRHIGKAIAVILVIIQIPGAAGLYPIEMMPEFFRRLKPFLPFTYGINAMRGPIGGMYANHYWLDMLSLFWYLPAALFIGLVVRKLALNLNRLFDNRLADTDLMITEHNEGTVEPLKFTAAAQQFAEDYPEVISQRALHFFRLYPRLVRGGFLLLTVLPFAFLLLLFITRMKLAMLLGWIISIIVIDVYLIVVEYLRERYANFLGEEAMSADEFRSAILHENLLFRPDMHYKPMHHAVHALAHEKGDEQ
- a CDS encoding YhgE/Pip domain-containing protein, whose translation is MIWGIFKRDICHATRNVIAVIVSMGLVVVPALYAWFNIAASWDPYGNTKALKVAVANTDKGYKSELVPVRINVGETIISTLRANDQLDWQFVGRDKAIDGVKSGDYYAAIVIPKQFSADMMTLFSTNIKHAQLKYYLNEKINPIAPHITDQGATTVVNTIDKTFAKTIAQVGLDLASNVLRYSKSPQMAQYMENLNSNLNTMVSTLTGASQQVASYSQLLGSANDIVDSTNQLLQSTTVAGKQAKNTLKQGKSGATSLTAAGKSITSSVNTALNQASSALDAVANKADKAFDALGKDSAEAAQQLKTLSDQVAESQSVYDTYLASLQHMRTSVEQLPDSDKAKQPLLDAIDREITLLTAAQGDTQKLAQRLDNASKQITQSTASAAQSHAEIRSQITSAKQSISTVRDDYSVNVKPKIDALASSVSTLISQTGNVISQLSGTTDSLNDVTSNVGTNIASIRSTLDGIATKLNSSATTLNTLITAMNSSDNGAENSNELKSLTTSNASTLSTLISAPVALHRVAVYPIANYGSAMAPFYTILSIWVGAIILCAMLKVTISDREKAHVLGLGDTLPRIAGPSGPGNASRWGLQLRHEYFGRYTIFLLLALLQGTLVCLGDMYFLGVQANHALQFLAVGWLAALVFSNIVYTLTVSFGDIGKAIAVVLLVMQVAGSGGTFPIETLPKFFQILYPFLPFPHAIDAMHAAMAGSYGNEYLLDMVYLALFLIPSLLLGLVLRKPVIRLNNWVSRNLESTKVM
- the yddG gene encoding aromatic amino acid DMT transporter YddG — its product is MKHEVNKDPDRPNPLNGHAVSYKGTVIGLSAILLWGFMAGLVRIVADNFGATLDSALVYTVGGMLLLVVRKPAPISEYPRKYLLVGGVMFVLYEAFISLAIGLASTSVQSLEVSLVNYLWPTLLVLMTAAFSHKKGAVWRALPGAVIATIGVSLAVGGEDFDVNVALQNIVSNPLPYLMAFAGAFIWAIYATVTPSMSNGYDGTTVFFCCVAVTLWIIHFVSGQGLPVQAPSVWGFVAVFTCALSIAGGYACWGYGMLHGNMETLALGSYATPILSTASGTVLLGVALGAPFWVGVILVVAGSLINVWIDKRATKHTA